In the genome of Pieris napi chromosome 16, ilPieNapi1.2, whole genome shotgun sequence, one region contains:
- the LOC125057011 gene encoding ankyrin repeat domain-containing protein 27-like — MEGGYDEIISDNPFFVAFKTEYLELFQHCITESWIVCVPRVGSLNTRVFTIEDYCAHVLVPSDELPETHYTTLTEKQVTIANKVITLDITKGLPLQSHILFEETFYTEDFIKYKVWCIEAPLEPTSNVGDNDVTKENLCSINDCIDLLWTQAAGRQVLDQIDLTVQIFIKKHPTLPVAIGNLKDAVSELYTQCLQVALQNKRLRDKSKTSKHILENIKLAVECYMQQLLFDYIFKPICTSCSYEDSHLNKKIRNMCDIQLRDLDIKKELYHAVPKAKQILSKIDSYNTVLEKVLCLKQALNAINKSDCSTDATLLTADDLLPVFVFLLIKSGLPNWYSQLTYMKDFRFSGIGKGDGDESIFLITTLEAVIEHIQSGALAGPPDPESYYYESNPSEDSMSSCYQRRSSMTESTSTCETTSREETLEYVFDLIKANHTEQVQSLLERNRIHLNNMHDNEKSAFKLPLSENDVDDDDDDSDVEIFQKLCHPLCNCKKCCQKLSKNLLKTSPTIYSRDSHGLTPLHVASIHGKAAIVDILIDMGAELNATDLNECSPLHYSASRGHQNALLLLLHSGADINKANIDKNSPLHVAVNNGHLNCVKALIYFAEHGRKQININCCNVNGNTPLHLAAKWGYEGIAKLLIENGAEPSLQNRNGKSAFDLAHNLKILQLLKSSTPNLYEYIHITSLDIKKLNLKNINPFSKLQSLKIKSNDRNNASKTVENLKRIERILQAISYGDIKLACFYMNINYENYINITSGIKESLCHPLCECPNCKGIIQSTISDFDVNFCDSNGYTPLHFAARYGLDELCKILILNRANINIKNKKGQTPLHLAALHNKTVALHYLLDNGANINAFDLSGNTPLHDACAIGNIGATKTLLSFQPDLTMTNASEKTPLDVAKQKVHLTIIDLIEKYLNKTSIYK, encoded by the coding sequence ATGGAAGGTGGATATGATGAAATTATTTcagacaatccattttttgTGGCATTTAAAACTGAATATTTGGAACTATTTCAACATTGCATAACTGAATCATGGATAGTTTGTGTGCCTCGCGTAGGAAGCCTAAATACGCGTGTGTTTACTATTGAGGACTACTGTGCCCATGTCTTGGTGCCTAGTGATGAATTACCAGAAACACACTACACCACCCTTACTGAAAAACAGGTAACTATTGCTAATAAAGTAATCACACTTGACATTACCAAAGGACTACCTCTTCAAAGTCATATCTTGTTTGAAGAAACATTCTATACTGaagatttcataaaatataaagtgtgGTGTATAGAAGCCCCATTGGAACCAACTTCTAATGTTGGAGATAATGATGTCACAAAAGAAAATCTGTGCTCTATTAATGACTGCATTGATTTACTATGGACTCAGGCCGCTGGCCGTCAGGTATTGGATCAAATAGATTTAACTgtccaaatatttattaagaaacacCCTACACTTCCTGTTGCTATAGGTAATTTAAAGGATGCTGTTAGTGAGCTTTATACACAATGTCTTCAAGTTGCATTGCAGAATAAACGTTTAAGGGATAAATCTAAAACATCTAAACATATACTGGAGAACATAAAGTTAGCTGTTGAGTGTTACATGCAACAACTATTATTTGATTACATTTTCAAGCCTATATGTACCAGTTGCTCATATGAAGATTCAcatctcaataaaaaaattaggaatATGTGTGACATACAGCTGAGAGATCTTGATATCAAAAAAGAACTATATCATGCTGTACCTAAAGCAAAGCAAATACTCTCTAAAATTGACTCATATAATACAGTGTTGGAGAAAGTTCTTTGTTTGAAACAAGCATTGAATGCCATTAATAAAAGTGATTGTAGCACAGATGCCACCTTATTAACTGCTGATGATTTACTACCagtttttgtatttcttttaattaaatctggtTTACCCAACTGGTACAGTCAACTGACTTACATGAAGGACTTTAGATTTAGTGGTATTGGCAAAGGGGATGGTGACGAAAGTATATTTCTTATAACTACTCTAGAAGCTGTCATAGAACATATACAATCAGGAGCATTAGCAGGTCCTCCTGATCCCGaatcatattattatgaaagcAATCCCTCAGAAGACAGTATGAGCTCTTGTTATCAAAGACGAAGCAGCATGACAGAATCTACCTCAACCTGTGAAACAACTAGCCGTGAAGAAACTTTGGAGTATGTGTTTGATTTAATCAAAGCTAATCATACTGAACAGGTGCAGTCATTGTTAGAAAGAAAtagaatacatttaaataatatgcatGATAATGAAAAAAGTGCCTTCAAGTTACCTCTAAGTGAAAATGATGtggatgatgatgatgatgacaGTGATGTTGAAATATTCCAAAAATTATGTCATCCACtttgtaattgtaaaaaatgttGCCAAAAGTTAtctaaaaatcttttaaaaacatctCCCACTATATATTCCAGAGACAGCCATGGTCTCACTCCATTACATGTAGCCTCTATTCATGGTAAAGCAGCAattgttgatattttaattgatatggGAGCTGAGCTAAATGCTACAGACCTAAATGAATGTTCACCATTGCATTATTCTGCTTCAAGAGGTCATCAAAATGCACTATTGCTCCTTTTGCATTCTGGTGCTGATATCAACAAGGCTAATATTGATAAGAATAGCCCATTGCATGTAGCAGTTAACAATGGTCATTTAAATTGTGTCAAAGCTCTTATCTACTTTGCAGAACATGGAAGAAAgcagataaatataaattgttgtaATGTTAATGGAAACACTCCATTACATTTGGCTGCAAAATGGGGTTATGAAGGCATTGCTAAGCTACTAATAGAAAATGGTGCAGAACCATCATTGCAAAATCGCAATGGGAAATCTGCATTTGACTTGgctcataatttaaaaattttgcagCTTCTAAAATCCAGTACACCTAACTTATATGAATATATCCATATTACTAGTTTGGATATTAAGAagctgaatttaaaaaatattaatcctTTTTCAAAGttacaaagtttaaaaattaaaagtaatgacCGCAACAATGCATCTAAAACAGTTGAAAATCTTAAACGCATTGAAAGAATTCTTCAGGCCATTTCATATGGCGATATTAAATTGGCATGTTTTTacatgaatattaattatgaaaactATATAAACATTACAAGTGGAATTAAAGAATCTCTTTGTCACCCTTTATGTGAATGCCCTAATTGTAAGGGAATAATCCAGTCAACTATATCTGATTTTGATGTAAACTTTTGCGATTCAAATGGTTACACACCTTTACATTTTGCAGCTCGGTATGGCCTCGatgaattatgtaaaattcttaTCTTAAATAGGGCAAATATCAATATCAAAAACAAGAAGGGGCAGACACCCTTACATTTAGCTGCTCTACATAATAAAACTGTAGCTCTCCATTATCTGTTGGACAATGGGGCAAATATAAATGCTTTTGATCTCTCTGGTAATACTCCACTGCATGATGCCTGTGCAATAGGAAATATAGGAGCTACAAAGACATTACTAAGCTTCCAACCCGACTTAACAATGACCAATGCCTCCGAGAAGACACCGTTAGATGTTGCAAAACAAAAAGTCCACTTAACCATTATAgatttaatagaaaagtatttaaataaaacatcaatttataaataa